CCTTCTTGTACGGGCATCCGGACACGCACATGCGCCAGCCGCGACAGCGGTCCTGATCGACCAGCACAATGCCGTCCTCGGACCGCTTGTACATCGCACCCGACGGACACGACGCGACGCACGCCGGGTTGAGACAGTGTTCGCAGATCCGAGGCAGATAGAACATGAACGTCTGCTCGAGTTCGAGCTTGATCTGTTCACTGACCTGTTTGAGGACCGGATCCCCCGGCACGATCTCAGGTGAACCCGCCAGATCGTCGTCCCAGTTCGCCGACCACGAGACCTTCATCGGCTTTCCGCTGATCAAGCTGCGCGGCGGCGCGGTCGGAATGTGCTCGCCCAGCGGTGCCGAGGTCAGGTTCTCGTAGTCGTAGGTCCACGGTTCGTAGTAGTCCTCGATGGACGGCAACTTCGGGTTCGCGAAGATCCGGGCCAGCTTGGCCAATCGGCCGCCGTCGCGCAGGCGAAGCCGCCCGCGCCGGTCCAGCTTCCACCCGCCACGCCATTTCTCCTGGTCTTGATACGTACGCGGATAGCCCTGCCCCGGACGGGTTTCGACGTTGTTGAACCAGACGTATTCGGTGCCGGCCCGGTTGGTCCAGGCCTGTTTGCAGGTCACCGAACAGGTCTGACACCCGATGCACTTGTCGAGGTTCATCACCATCGCCATCTGGGCCATGACCTTCACTGGTATTGCACCTCCTGCGAGCGGCGGCGAACCACCGTCACTTCGTCGCGCTGATTTCCGGTGGGGCCGAGGTAGTTCCAGGCAAATGAATGTTGCGCATAGCCGCCGGCCAGGTGACTCGGCTTGACCAACAGCCGGGTCAGCGAGTTGTGGATACCGCCGCGGGTACCGGTGGTTTCGCTCAGCGGCACGTCGATGGTCCGCTCTTGGGCGTGGTAGACGTAGACGACGCCTTCCGGCATCCGGTGACTGACCACGGCACGGCAGACCAGTACCCCGTTGCGGTTGACCGCCTCGATCCAATCATTGTCCTTGACTTCGATTTTCGCCGCGTCCAGCGGACTCATCCACATCGTGGGACCACCGCGGGACAGGGACAGCATGAACAGGTTGTCCTGGTACTCGGAGTGGATCGACCACTTGGAGTGCGGCGTCAGGTAACGCACCGTCAACCCGATACCGTCGCGGCCCAGCTGTGACTCCCCGAACAGCCGCGCCATGTCCAACGGTGGCCGGTAGATCGGCAGCTGCTCCCCGAGCTCCTCCAACCAGTCGTGGTCGACGTAGAAGTGCATCCGGCCGGTGAGCGTGTGGAACGGCTTGAGTTCCTCGATGTTCACGGTGAACGGCGCGTAGCGGCGACCTCCGGTCTCACTGCCCGACCACTCCGGGCTGGTGATCACCGGGACCGGTCTGGCCTGGGTGTCGGCGTAGGTGATCCGGCGTTCCTCGCTGCCTTCGGCAAGGTGCACCAACTTTCGGCCGGTACGCCGCTCCAGCTCCTTGAAGCCCTCGACCGCCAGCCGGCCGTTCGAGGTGCCAGACAAGGCGAGGATGACATCGACCATCCGTTCGGCCGTGGTGATCGCGGGCCGCCCCTGGGCCGCACCGGAATCCATCACGCCGAACTTCGCCGCCAGCTCGGCGACCTCCGGCTCGGGATGGGTGGTGACGCCTTTGGTGGTCAGCCCCAGTGAGTCGACCAGCGGCCCCAGTGCCGACCATTTCTCGGCGATCGCGGCGTAGTCGCGCTCCACCACCACCAGCGGGCCCATCGTCTTACCCGGTACCGGCGTTTCTCCGGTGGCCCGCCAATCATGCTCGGTGCCACCGGGATAGGCCATGGCACCCGGCGTGTCATGCTGCAGCGTGCCCATCACGACGTCGGTGCGGGTACCGAGATGCCGGGCGGCCAGTGCACTGAAGGTGCGGGCGATCGCACCGAAGGCCTCGAAGTCAGACCGGGTTTCCCACGGCGGGTCCACGGCGGGGCTGAACGCGTGGACGTACGGGTGCATGTCGGTACTGGACAGGTCTGCCTTCTCGTACCAGGTGGCAGCCGGCAGCACCACATCCGAGAGCAGCGTCGTCGAGGTCATGCGGAAGTCGATCGACATCAACAGATCGAGTTTGCCCTCGGGAATGTCCTCGGTCCATGCCACATCGTTGGGCCGCAACTCGGGCCCGGTGGGCTCGGCCTGCACGTTGGACGTGGTGCCCAGCAGGTGACGCAGGAAGTATTCGTTGCCCTTGCTGGACGAGCCGAGCAGGTTGGCCCGCCAGATGTTGAGTACGCGTGGCCAGTTCGCCGGGTTGTCCGGATCGGTGACCGCCAGTTGCAGTTCGCCGCTCGCCAATTGCTGGGCGACGTAGTCCGGCACTTCTTGACCGGCGGCCTTGGCCTCGTCTGCCACATCCAGACTTGAGCGGTCGAACTGCGGGAAGAACGGCGTCCACCCCATGGCCACCGCGGAACTCAGCACATCCATCGTGTGTTTGTCTCGGAACCGGCCCCTTCCGAGAGGACTCGACAGCGCGTCGGCGCGGTAGCCGTCGTAGCGCCACTGATCGGTGTGGACGTACCAGTACGACGTGCCCGCCATCTGCCGCGGTGGCCGCGACCAGTCGGTTCCCATCGCCATCGCGGCCCACCCGGTCACCGGCCGGCACTTCTCCTGCCCCACGTAATGCGCCCAGCCACCGCCGTTACGCCCCATCGAGCCGGTGAGCAGGAGCAGCGCGAGCACCGCACGATAGGTGGCGTCGCCGTGGAACCACTGGCAGATGCCCGCACCCATGATGATCATCGAGCGGCCACCGGATTCCTCGGCATTGCGGGCGAATTCGCGAGCGATGCGGATCGCCTGAGCAGCCGACACCCCGGTGATCTGCTCCTGCCAGGCCGGGGTGTACGGCTTGGTGGCATCGTCGTAGCCGGCGGGCCAGTCGCCGGGCAAGCCGGGTCGGTGTACGCCATACTGGGCCAGCATCAGGTCGAAGACGGTGCACACCATGTGTTCACCCACCCGCCGCACCGGCACGCCTCGTTGCATGGTGGTGCCGGATCCGTCGACCGTATCGAAACGCGGCAGGGCGATCTCCGCAGTCTCGAAGGTGTCTCCCAGCACGGTCAACGCGGGCGACAGGTTTTCCAGATCGAGATTCCACTTGCCGACGCCGTCGGCGCCGAACCGGAACCCGAGTGAGCCCTGCGGCACTGCGACGCTGTCACTGGCACCGTCGAGCAGCACTGGTTTGAACGCGGCGTTCTCCTGTTCGGCCACCGGTCCACCGAGATCTGCTGCGGTGAGGTTCTTTCCGGGAACCAGTACCCCGTCGCGTTCCTCCAGCTTCACCAGGAACGGGAGGTCGGTGAACTGGCGTACATAGTCGACGAAGAACGGAACCCGTTTCTGAACAAAGCATTCGTCGAGGATGACGTGTCCCATGGCCATCGCCAGGGCGCCGTCGGTGCCCGCCGCACAGGGCATCCACTCGTCGGCGAACTTGGTGTTGTCGGCGTAATCAGGGCTGACCGTCACCACTTTCGTGCCCCGATACCGCACCTCGGCCATCCAGTGCGCGTCGGGCGTCCGGGTCACGGGAACGTTGGAGCCCCACATCATCAGGTACGACGCATCCCACCAGTCCCCAGACTCCGGCACATCGGTCTGATCGCCGAACACCTGTGGGGAGGCCACCGGAAGGTCGGCATACCAGTCGTAGAACGACGTCATCACCCCGCCGAGCAGTTCGACGAATCGCGACCCCGCCGCAAACGACACCATGGACATCGCTGGAATCGGCGAGAATCCGGCGACGCGGTCCGGGCCGTAGGTCTTGATGGTGTGCACGTGTGCCGCGGCGATCATCTCGGTGGCCTCGGCCCAGGTCACCCGGACCAGGCCGCCCTTGCCGCGGGCTTGGTGATATCGCTTGCGGCGCACCGGATCACCCTGAATGTCGGCCCAGGCCAACACCGGGTCCTTCAACCGATCTTTGGCTTCCCGGTACATCTGGACCAGCACTCCGCGGGCATACGGGTACCGCACCCGGGTCGGCGAGTAGGTGTACCAGGAGAAGGCCGCGCCACGCGGGCAGCCGCGTGGCTCGTACTCAGGACGGTCAGGGCCCACCGACGGGTAATCGGTCTCCTGGGTCTCCCAGGTGATGATCCCGTCCTTGACGTAGATCTTCCAGGAACACGATCCGGTGCAGTTCACCCCGTGCGTGGACCGCACCACCTTGTCATGGCTCCACCGGTCCCGGTAGAACACGTCACCCTGCCTACCTCCCTGGCGGGTGACCGTACGCAAGTCGTCGGAGAACTGCCCCGGGGTGAAGAAGCGGCCACTGCGCTCAAGCAGTTCCTCGATCGATCCACCGACGTGGGGCTTGGTCATCGATGAGCCTCCTTGGCCTGGTCAGGTTCCCGGGCGTGCAGTCTCATGGCGGTATAGCCGAACGCCACCAACGCGGTGGCCACCAGGAGCAGCAGCCCGATCGTGTAGTCGTGGTCGACCGGGTCATACGTCGCACCCATCACCAAGGGCGGGAAATAGCCACCCAAACCACCTGCGGCAGCGACGATGCCCGTCACCGATCCGACTTCCTTGGCGGGCGAGCGGCGTGCCACCCAGGCGAACACTCCGCCGGTCCCGATCCCGAGGAAGATTGCCAGTCCGATGAAGGTGGCCGCCGACCACACGTCCGGTGGCGGCTGGAACATCGCGATGAAGGCGAGTACCGCGGTGCCCGCGAAGGACGTGAGCACGACGTACTTGGGCGGTATCCGGTCCGAGAGCGCGCCGCCGATCGGGCGGGCCAGCACCGCAGCCAACGCGAACCCCGCTGTGCGACTGCCCGCTTGGACGGCCGAGAACTCGTAGACGTTCTTGATGTAGGTGGGCAGGTAGTTGCTGAATGCCACGAATCCGCCGAAGACCACCGCGTACAGGAACGACATCTCCCACGTGACGGGCAGCTTCAGGGCCGACTTGAGCTTCGGCAGCACCGGGTCGGTGTTCGGTTGGAACGCCGGCGAATTGCGCATCACCACGATGCACAACACCGCCGTCACGGCCAGGGCGGCCGCGATGATGAGGTGGGTCTGGAACAATCCGAACCACCGCACGAACCGCGGTGTGAAGAACGCCGACAGCGCGGTGCCCACCATGCCCATGCCGAAAACGCCGGTGGCATAGCCACGTCGGGACGGCTCGTACCAATTGTTGGCGAACGGGATCCCGACCGCGAATATGGTGCCCGCGATTCCCAGGAAGAATCCGCACACCAACAACATCGGATAAGACCTGGCCTCACCCGCCGCGCCGACCGCCAATACGGGGACGATCGAGGCCAGCGTCACCGCAAGGAACATGGTGCGACCGCCGTACCTGTCGGTCAGCGCCCCGATGGCGATGCGGCCGAGCGACCCGACCAGTATCGGTGTGGCGACGAGCATCGAAGCCTGCGTGGCACTGAGCTTCATGTCGCCGGCGTAGGTCGTGGAGAGTGGGCCGATCATGTTCCAGGCCCAGAAATTGATGGCCGAGACCCAGGTGGCAAGCACAAGATTCATGCCCTGCCCTTGGCCCAGGTACGGCGTAGTTGCCGTGGTCACCCGAACAGCAAAACATCAATTTCGGCACGGTCGCGTCATTTTCCCGGAAACGTTGCGAGCGGCTTCACGGAAATGTAATTCGCAACATCAGCATGTCCAAATTAATTCTGTCGCACGCGGTCACCCTATTGCGCGAGCCGACACCCAATTACCCGAAATGGTGTCGTTTCAGGTGCTTTCGCTTCTACCCGACGGTGAAAGTGCATCGGCCAGGTCCGGGAGCCACGCCCGGTCTGCCGGTACCCACGGCAGGTCGTCGAGTTCGTCGGCGGTGACCCATCGCAGCGCCCGGTGATCGTGCGGGTGCGGACTACCCGATGTGAGCGTTGCCCGGTAGGCGCGCAGCGTCATTCCGGAGTCCAAGGCGACGTCGGCACCCAGCCGCGCACCGACACTCACCTCGACGCCCAGCTCCTCCCGCAGTTCCCGAGCCAGCGCGTCGGCGTCGGTCTCGCCCGCCGCTACCTTTCCACCCGGCAGCTCCCACAGCCCGGCCAACTCCGGAGGCCGCTGCCGCTGGGCGACCAACAGGCCGGCTTCCGAGAAAAGAGCACCGGCCACCACGATCTGTGCATCCATCGCGCCCGACGGTATACCGTCGGGTATGGCCGTGTTATCGAACGATCAGGTCGACGCCGCACTGCCCGATCTGCCGGGCTGGGAACGCGCGGCGGGCGCCCTGCGCAGATCCACGAAATTCCCGACGTTCCTCGACGGCATCGAAGCGGTGCGCCGCGTGGCTGAGTTCGCCGAGGAGAAAGACCACCATCCGGACATCGACATCCGTTGGCGCACCGTCACATTCGCCTTGGTGACGCATTCCGCCGGCGGCATCACCGAGAAGGACGTCCAGATGGCCGAGGAGATCAACCGGATTCTGTCCGACCAGCCCGGCTAGTCGCGATCCAGGCCAGCGTCGCCAGTGTCGCGACGATGTAGACCAGCCCGGCCCAGGCCAGGTACCAGGGCCGTCCGATCACCCAGATCGTCGGCTGGGCAAAGCTGAGCAACCACGGCACGCCGATCAGCGTCAGCCCCAGCCATCCCCAACCCAGGATGCGTGCCCCCAGCCGGTCGGCCAGTGGCCCGTGCAGCAACCAGATCATCAGCGGGATCAGCCAGACCCAGTGGTGCGTCCACGAAATCGGCGAAAGCAGCAACCCGAACAGGCTCACGATCACGATGGCGCCGAGCCGGTCGGCACTGCCGCCGATCGCCCGCCACGCCATCACGGCGAGCACCGCGGTGACGGCGATGCCGATCAGCACGGCCGGCCCGTACCCGGCGTCATGGCCGAGGATGCGTGAGATCCCGCCGCGCCACGACTGGTTGAACGACGTCCCGATCGGTCCGATCCGGTCTGCGTCCCCGAGCAATTCGGTGAAGTACCGGCGGGCCTCGTCCCCGATCACCAACACCGAGACCGCGACCGTGCCGAAGAACACCACAGCCGAGAACACCGCGGTGCCCCAGCGGCGCGCGCCGACGAAGTACAGCCCCGACACCGCGGGCGTGAGCTTCACTCCGGCGGCCAGGCCGACCAACAATCCCGACAGCCACCACCGATTGCTGTACACGGCATAGAGCACCGCCAGCACGAGGACGACGTTGACCTGGCCGTAGTCGAACGTGCTGCGCAGCGGTTCGGTCCAGATGCCGACGGCCGTCCACAACATCGCGACACGCCGAGGCGCCGGGTCGCCGAGCAACAGCTGACTGATCCGCACCACGCCGTACAGCGCGGCGATGATGCCGATCTGCCAGCAGAAGGCGACGAGCCCGAAGGGCAACAGATGCAAGGGGTAGAACACCACCGCGGCGAACGGCGGATAGGTGAAAGGCAGTGGGAAATCCGGGGTCTGGTCTGCGTAAACGTAGTCGTAGAGCGTGTCGGCGTGCCCGTCGAGCGTGGCGGCGCCACC
The window above is part of the Mycolicibacterium fortuitum subsp. fortuitum genome. Proteins encoded here:
- a CDS encoding (deoxy)nucleoside triphosphate pyrophosphohydrolase, which translates into the protein MDAQIVVAGALFSEAGLLVAQRQRPPELAGLWELPGGKVAAGETDADALARELREELGVEVSVGARLGADVALDSGMTLRAYRATLTSGSPHPHDHRALRWVTADELDDLPWVPADRAWLPDLADALSPSGRSEST
- a CDS encoding nitrate/nitrite transporter, giving the protein MTTATTPYLGQGQGMNLVLATWVSAINFWAWNMIGPLSTTYAGDMKLSATQASMLVATPILVGSLGRIAIGALTDRYGGRTMFLAVTLASIVPVLAVGAAGEARSYPMLLVCGFFLGIAGTIFAVGIPFANNWYEPSRRGYATGVFGMGMVGTALSAFFTPRFVRWFGLFQTHLIIAAALAVTAVLCIVVMRNSPAFQPNTDPVLPKLKSALKLPVTWEMSFLYAVVFGGFVAFSNYLPTYIKNVYEFSAVQAGSRTAGFALAAVLARPIGGALSDRIPPKYVVLTSFAGTAVLAFIAMFQPPPDVWSAATFIGLAIFLGIGTGGVFAWVARRSPAKEVGSVTGIVAAAGGLGGYFPPLVMGATYDPVDHDYTIGLLLLVATALVAFGYTAMRLHAREPDQAKEAHR
- a CDS encoding nitrate reductase subunit alpha yields the protein MTKPHVGGSIEELLERSGRFFTPGQFSDDLRTVTRQGGRQGDVFYRDRWSHDKVVRSTHGVNCTGSCSWKIYVKDGIITWETQETDYPSVGPDRPEYEPRGCPRGAAFSWYTYSPTRVRYPYARGVLVQMYREAKDRLKDPVLAWADIQGDPVRRKRYHQARGKGGLVRVTWAEATEMIAAAHVHTIKTYGPDRVAGFSPIPAMSMVSFAAGSRFVELLGGVMTSFYDWYADLPVASPQVFGDQTDVPESGDWWDASYLMMWGSNVPVTRTPDAHWMAEVRYRGTKVVTVSPDYADNTKFADEWMPCAAGTDGALAMAMGHVILDECFVQKRVPFFVDYVRQFTDLPFLVKLEERDGVLVPGKNLTAADLGGPVAEQENAAFKPVLLDGASDSVAVPQGSLGFRFGADGVGKWNLDLENLSPALTVLGDTFETAEIALPRFDTVDGSGTTMQRGVPVRRVGEHMVCTVFDLMLAQYGVHRPGLPGDWPAGYDDATKPYTPAWQEQITGVSAAQAIRIAREFARNAEESGGRSMIIMGAGICQWFHGDATYRAVLALLLLTGSMGRNGGGWAHYVGQEKCRPVTGWAAMAMGTDWSRPPRQMAGTSYWYVHTDQWRYDGYRADALSSPLGRGRFRDKHTMDVLSSAVAMGWTPFFPQFDRSSLDVADEAKAAGQEVPDYVAQQLASGELQLAVTDPDNPANWPRVLNIWRANLLGSSSKGNEYFLRHLLGTTSNVQAEPTGPELRPNDVAWTEDIPEGKLDLLMSIDFRMTSTTLLSDVVLPAATWYEKADLSSTDMHPYVHAFSPAVDPPWETRSDFEAFGAIARTFSALAARHLGTRTDVVMGTLQHDTPGAMAYPGGTEHDWRATGETPVPGKTMGPLVVVERDYAAIAEKWSALGPLVDSLGLTTKGVTTHPEPEVAELAAKFGVMDSGAAQGRPAITTAERMVDVILALSGTSNGRLAVEGFKELERRTGRKLVHLAEGSEERRITYADTQARPVPVITSPEWSGSETGGRRYAPFTVNIEELKPFHTLTGRMHFYVDHDWLEELGEQLPIYRPPLDMARLFGESQLGRDGIGLTVRYLTPHSKWSIHSEYQDNLFMLSLSRGGPTMWMSPLDAAKIEVKDNDWIEAVNRNGVLVCRAVVSHRMPEGVVYVYHAQERTIDVPLSETTGTRGGIHNSLTRLLVKPSHLAGGYAQHSFAWNYLGPTGNQRDEVTVVRRRSQEVQYQ
- a CDS encoding 4a-hydroxytetrahydrobiopterin dehydratase; translation: MAVLSNDQVDAALPDLPGWERAAGALRRSTKFPTFLDGIEAVRRVAEFAEEKDHHPDIDIRWRTVTFALVTHSAGGITEKDVQMAEEINRILSDQPG
- a CDS encoding mannosyltransferase, with protein sequence MAPVLLVFSIAARLAWTYFVPNGANFVDLHVYVGGAATLDGHADTLYDYVYADQTPDFPLPFTYPPFAAVVFYPLHLLPFGLVAFCWQIGIIAALYGVVRISQLLLGDPAPRRVAMLWTAVGIWTEPLRSTFDYGQVNVVLVLAVLYAVYSNRWWLSGLLVGLAAGVKLTPAVSGLYFVGARRWGTAVFSAVVFFGTVAVSVLVIGDEARRYFTELLGDADRIGPIGTSFNQSWRGGISRILGHDAGYGPAVLIGIAVTAVLAVMAWRAIGGSADRLGAIVIVSLFGLLLSPISWTHHWVWLIPLMIWLLHGPLADRLGARILGWGWLGLTLIGVPWLLSFAQPTIWVIGRPWYLAWAGLVYIVATLATLAWIATSRAGRTESG